One Pseudorhodoplanes sinuspersici DNA segment encodes these proteins:
- a CDS encoding LVIVD repeat-containing protein — protein sequence MSESPLKSRASDSILWNFKLLAHHELAGFGGMGEGMSIQMTKDGRRIIYLAHESAPKNFTGVDVTDPRNPKIVVQTELPEAFMRSNSLEVVGDIMAVAYQTQKVGQKPAGFELFDISVPENPKSIARVDRSGPHSRGAHQLWFADGEYVHIASGAPDFEPTHPLDDQCYQIFDVRNPSKPVEAGRWWMPGTRKGDDVPPPVRHKVFDMGFRAHNTNVYPQRPDRCYLGYIDGGMYIMDISDMSRPKPIAHWDNSPPYHGFTHTILPLFDRGLLVVTDESVVDDAADWPKLIWILDGRDETNPVPIATCPLPYDAFKSRGGRFGAHNIHENKPTPYTWMSDQVVIGTFFNGGIRAYDISNPYQPKEIATFVPEAPALAPQGTIQLNDVFVDERGIVYTVDRHVGGLYILEMGF from the coding sequence ATGTCCGAATCCCCCCTGAAGTCCCGCGCCTCCGATTCCATCCTTTGGAATTTCAAGCTGCTGGCTCACCATGAACTGGCCGGCTTCGGCGGCATGGGCGAGGGCATGTCGATCCAGATGACCAAGGATGGCCGGCGCATCATCTATCTCGCGCATGAAAGCGCGCCGAAGAATTTCACCGGCGTTGATGTCACCGATCCGCGCAATCCGAAGATCGTGGTGCAGACCGAATTGCCCGAGGCCTTCATGCGCTCCAATTCGCTCGAGGTCGTCGGCGACATCATGGCGGTCGCTTACCAGACCCAGAAGGTCGGCCAGAAGCCGGCGGGGTTCGAACTGTTCGACATTTCGGTTCCGGAGAATCCGAAGTCCATCGCGCGTGTCGATCGCTCCGGCCCGCATTCGCGCGGCGCGCACCAGTTGTGGTTCGCCGATGGGGAGTATGTGCACATCGCTTCGGGCGCGCCGGACTTCGAGCCGACCCATCCGCTCGACGACCAGTGCTACCAGATTTTCGATGTGCGCAATCCGTCCAAGCCGGTCGAGGCCGGGCGGTGGTGGATGCCCGGCACGCGCAAGGGCGACGATGTGCCGCCGCCGGTCCGCCACAAGGTGTTCGACATGGGCTTTCGCGCCCACAACACCAATGTCTATCCGCAGCGGCCGGACCGTTGCTATCTCGGCTATATCGATGGCGGCATGTACATCATGGACATTTCCGACATGTCGCGGCCGAAGCCGATCGCCCATTGGGACAACTCGCCGCCCTATCACGGCTTCACGCACACGATCCTGCCGCTGTTCGATCGCGGATTGCTCGTCGTCACCGATGAATCGGTGGTGGACGATGCCGCCGACTGGCCGAAGCTGATCTGGATTCTCGACGGCCGCGACGAAACCAATCCGGTGCCGATTGCGACCTGTCCGCTGCCCTACGACGCCTTCAAGAGCCGTGGCGGGCGTTTCGGCGCGCACAACATCCACGAGAACAAGCCGACGCCGTATACTTGGATGTCCGATCAGGTGGTGATCGGCACGTTCTTCAACGGCGGCATCCGCGCCTACGACATCTCCAATCCCTACCAGCCGAAGGAAATCGCCACCTTCGTGCCGGAAGCCCCCGCGCTGGCGCCGCAGGGCACGATCCAGCTCAACGACGTGTTCGTCGACGAACGCGGCATCGTCTACACCGTCGATCGCCATGTTGGCGGGTTGTATATTCTGGAGATGGGGTTCTAG
- a CDS encoding CobW family GTP-binding protein, with amino-acid sequence MNDLFRSTDAGLFGRRLRHERGARIPVIVVTGFLGAGKTTLVKNFIESEAGHGTAIVVNEFGAAGIDDALLRSSADETVLLGNGCLCCNVRSDLQVALRKLVTDRERGLIPHFQRVVIETSGLADPGPILRTFATDRALGGEYYVEAVVTAADAVNGAATLDAFPEARRQAIMADTIVVTKTDIASSGQDAALVAQLRSLNPRARVVTSDHGDVDDSVFASDGASSLHDGEIFIAEAMHADRIVSFTLTWDRPLAWPVVARTMETLMALRGSDILRAKGILNVEGCAGPVIVQFVQHLAHPPAELQTWPDGDRISRLVFITRNIGEQDVKSLFEAVARLNPSP; translated from the coding sequence ATGAACGATCTCTTCCGCTCAACTGACGCCGGATTGTTCGGGCGCAGGTTGCGCCATGAACGCGGCGCGCGAATTCCTGTGATCGTGGTCACGGGCTTTCTCGGCGCCGGCAAGACAACGCTGGTGAAGAACTTCATCGAGAGCGAGGCGGGCCACGGCACCGCCATCGTCGTCAATGAATTCGGCGCGGCTGGGATCGACGATGCCCTGCTGCGGTCGAGTGCCGACGAGACCGTGCTGCTCGGCAACGGCTGTCTGTGCTGCAACGTGCGCTCCGATCTTCAGGTGGCGTTACGGAAACTGGTGACGGATCGTGAGCGCGGGCTCATCCCGCATTTCCAGCGCGTTGTCATCGAAACATCGGGGCTTGCCGATCCCGGTCCGATCCTGCGCACGTTCGCGACCGACCGCGCGCTTGGCGGTGAATATTATGTCGAGGCTGTCGTCACCGCGGCCGATGCCGTCAACGGCGCAGCGACACTCGATGCATTTCCCGAGGCGCGGCGGCAGGCGATCATGGCCGACACGATTGTCGTGACCAAGACGGACATTGCGTCGTCAGGCCAGGATGCGGCGCTTGTCGCGCAATTGCGGTCGCTCAATCCACGCGCGCGGGTCGTGACGTCGGATCATGGCGATGTCGATGACAGCGTCTTCGCGAGCGATGGTGCTTCATCCTTGCATGACGGTGAGATTTTTATCGCCGAGGCCATGCATGCAGACAGGATCGTCAGCTTCACGCTGACATGGGACCGGCCGCTGGCATGGCCTGTGGTGGCACGGACGATGGAAACGCTGATGGCCCTGCGCGGCAGCGACATTCTGCGCGCCAAGGGCATCCTGAATGTGGAAGGCTGCGCCGGGCCTGTGATCGTGCAATTCGTGCAGCATCTGGCGCATCCGCCCGCTGAACTTCAGACCTGGCCGGATGGCGATCGCATCAGCCGGCTTGTCTTCATCACCCGCAATATCGGCGAACAGGATGTCAAATCGCTGTTTGAGGCGGTCGCCCGGTTGAATCCGTCACCTTGA
- a CDS encoding ABC transporter substrate-binding protein yields the protein MTTDKNGITRRHYLAGTGAGLVAAGLGITPSAAEDMMVRQGYQTNIWGMPTYYLMRSGLLEKRGVKFQEFAVPSGNLTMQQMVARQVDLGTYAAQSLILGHDKGGMIGIAQIEYVGKTAAVLARKDLNITKLEELRGKKIGNQVGSSVGNVFTDTIGPSAGLKKGDWQEVRMNVNDMVAALAAKTIDAAVPVEPYNSIAEADGIANIVTDFSPYDRMPVFMAATPDFVEKNPKAMIAYLQAWLDVAKDFKEQPKKVAEVIYSFYTEKGYKMSPETFQKALARVEVNPGFPSDLAPYMQQQAEVLLREKKISAIPDWKKVLRPDLMEKARAAS from the coding sequence ATGACGACCGACAAGAACGGGATCACCCGCCGTCACTATCTCGCCGGCACGGGCGCCGGGCTCGTTGCTGCGGGCCTCGGCATCACGCCCTCCGCTGCGGAGGACATGATGGTGCGGCAAGGTTACCAGACCAACATCTGGGGCATGCCGACCTATTATCTCATGCGGTCCGGCCTCCTTGAAAAACGTGGCGTGAAATTCCAGGAATTCGCGGTGCCGTCCGGCAACCTGACGATGCAGCAGATGGTGGCGCGTCAGGTCGACCTTGGCACCTATGCCGCGCAATCGCTGATCCTTGGTCACGACAAGGGCGGCATGATCGGCATCGCCCAGATCGAATATGTCGGCAAGACCGCCGCCGTGCTGGCGCGCAAGGATCTCAACATCACCAAACTCGAGGAATTGCGCGGCAAGAAGATCGGCAATCAGGTCGGATCATCCGTCGGCAATGTCTTCACCGATACCATCGGCCCGTCGGCCGGCCTGAAAAAAGGCGACTGGCAGGAAGTGCGCATGAACGTCAATGACATGGTCGCGGCGCTGGCTGCCAAGACCATCGATGCCGCGGTGCCCGTCGAGCCCTACAACTCCATCGCCGAGGCGGACGGCATCGCCAATATCGTCACCGACTTCTCGCCCTATGACAGAATGCCGGTCTTCATGGCGGCGACGCCGGATTTCGTCGAGAAGAACCCGAAGGCCATGATCGCTTACCTGCAGGCTTGGCTCGACGTGGCGAAGGATTTCAAGGAACAGCCGAAAAAGGTCGCTGAGGTGATCTACAGCTTCTACACCGAGAAGGGCTACAAGATGTCGCCGGAGACCTTTCAGAAGGCCTTGGCGCGGGTGGAGGTCAATCCCGGTTTTCCAAGCGATCTTGCGCCCTACATGCAGCAGCAGGCGGAAGTCCTCCTGCGCGAGAAAAAAATCTCCGCAATTCCCGATTGGAAGAAGGTGCTGCGGCCGGATTTGATGGAAAAGGCAAGGGCGGCATCGTAA
- a CDS encoding ABC transporter permease produces the protein MTDAVQAASVREAASAGSAEAWWRPVARNAFPFIVVGIAWEIVARSGMFPRKLFPTLGDIAETFWALTISGILPHHAAETILRLIAGFALAAAVGVLIGIMMGRSRRAEDYTLPLVAILAPIPGIAYAPLFLLWFGLGNFSTILLVAFVSSFPIVFNTWTGVKAVKEIWLRSAQAMGANDRRLFRHVILPGALPYILTGLRLGLAQAWRVLVGVEMLAAVSWGLGWLIFGAREFLNTDVMLCGVAVIGLIGLALEKLVFQKLEDYTLVRWGMMR, from the coding sequence ATGACCGATGCTGTTCAGGCTGCATCCGTGCGCGAGGCCGCCTCAGCCGGTTCGGCCGAGGCGTGGTGGCGTCCCGTTGCGCGCAACGCATTCCCGTTCATCGTCGTCGGCATCGCCTGGGAAATCGTGGCGCGGTCCGGCATGTTCCCGCGCAAATTGTTCCCGACGCTGGGCGACATCGCCGAAACATTCTGGGCGCTCACCATCTCCGGTATCCTGCCGCATCACGCCGCTGAAACGATCCTGCGTCTGATCGCGGGATTCGCGCTGGCCGCCGCTGTCGGCGTTCTGATCGGCATCATGATGGGACGCTCGCGGCGCGCCGAGGATTACACGCTGCCGCTGGTGGCTATTCTCGCGCCGATTCCCGGCATTGCGTATGCGCCGTTGTTTCTTCTCTGGTTCGGACTCGGAAATTTCTCAACGATCTTGCTCGTCGCCTTCGTCTCCTCCTTTCCCATCGTGTTCAACACCTGGACCGGCGTGAAAGCCGTGAAGGAAATCTGGCTGCGCTCCGCGCAGGCGATGGGCGCAAATGACCGGCGGTTGTTCCGCCATGTCATCCTGCCCGGCGCATTGCCTTACATCCTCACCGGCTTGCGGCTCGGTCTTGCGCAAGCGTGGCGCGTTCTCGTCGGCGTCGAAATGCTCGCCGCCGTGTCGTGGGGGCTTGGCTGGCTGATCTTCGGCGCCCGCGAATTCCTCAATACCGATGTGATGCTGTGCGGTGTCGCGGTGATCGGCCTGATCGGGCTCGCGCTGGAGAAACTCGTCTTCCAGAAACTGGAAGACTACACGCTGGTGCGCTGGGGGATGATGCGATGA
- a CDS encoding ABC transporter permease — translation MTLTSERLTSWRRAATSIIGVLVLYEIVARSGYFPAVLLPPLSKVVVTLYTSLIDGTMLHHAAATLYRVLFGMVLATIVAVPLGVLMARFKPVENFCLPLASALMPIPSLAWVPVFILWFGLGNTVAILIVFYASTFPILLNTWSGVRSVNPLWLRAAGAMGAGGQSLFWKVMIPAASPFIITGIRQAFLRAWIAVIGAEFLAASDFGLGWVIFDAKEFLNADLMLASLAVIGFIGFVFERIVFGSVEKATVMRWGMVRAAKT, via the coding sequence ATGACGCTGACGTCCGAACGCCTCACATCGTGGCGCAGAGCGGCAACATCGATTATCGGCGTGCTCGTCCTGTACGAGATCGTGGCGCGCAGCGGCTATTTCCCGGCCGTGCTGTTGCCGCCGTTATCGAAGGTTGTCGTCACATTGTACACCTCGCTGATCGACGGCACGATGCTGCATCACGCGGCTGCGACGCTCTATCGTGTGCTGTTCGGCATGGTGCTTGCGACCATCGTCGCCGTGCCACTCGGCGTATTGATGGCGCGCTTCAAGCCGGTCGAGAATTTCTGCCTGCCGCTTGCCAGCGCATTGATGCCGATCCCTTCGCTCGCCTGGGTCCCGGTTTTCATTCTTTGGTTCGGCCTTGGCAACACGGTCGCGATCCTGATCGTCTTCTATGCCTCGACATTCCCGATCCTGCTCAACACCTGGTCCGGCGTGCGCTCGGTCAATCCTTTGTGGCTGCGAGCAGCGGGCGCGATGGGGGCGGGCGGGCAATCGCTGTTCTGGAAGGTGATGATCCCGGCGGCGTCGCCTTTCATCATCACCGGCATCCGTCAGGCGTTCCTGCGTGCCTGGATCGCCGTTATCGGCGCGGAGTTTCTCGCGGCGTCCGACTTCGGTCTTGGCTGGGTGATCTTCGACGCCAAGGAATTCCTCAATGCCGATCTGATGCTCGCCTCGCTCGCAGTCATCGGTTTCATCGGTTTTGTGTTCGAACGCATCGTCTTCGGATCGGTCGAGAAAGCCACTGTCATGCGATGGGGCATGGTGCGCGCCGCCAAAACTTAG
- a CDS encoding ABC transporter ATP-binding protein, translating to MSEIEIREVSLSYDTPAGRVQGVQEVSLDIERSEFLCLVGPSGCGKSTLLNIIAGFIPPSGGEIRIGGKAVNGHGMDRGVVFQDFAQLFPWRTALGNVAFGLEMKGVAKDEREKIAREQLRLVKLEKFVASYPHHLSGGMQQRVAIARALAYNPAVLLMDEPFAALDALTRDDMQRLLADVWHETKKTVIYVTHNVAEAVYLADRVIIMTPHPGTVKSEIRIDLPRPRDPLSVEFLDYQKRLLRELGQDKANN from the coding sequence ATGTCCGAGATTGAAATCCGCGAGGTCTCCCTGAGTTACGACACGCCGGCCGGCCGCGTGCAGGGCGTGCAGGAAGTCTCGCTCGATATCGAGCGGTCGGAATTCCTGTGCCTCGTCGGTCCCAGCGGCTGCGGCAAGTCCACATTGCTGAATATCATTGCCGGTTTCATCCCGCCGAGCGGCGGCGAAATCCGCATCGGCGGCAAGGCGGTGAACGGCCACGGCATGGATCGCGGCGTCGTGTTCCAGGATTTTGCGCAACTCTTCCCGTGGCGCACGGCGCTCGGCAATGTCGCCTTCGGTCTTGAGATGAAGGGCGTTGCCAAGGACGAGCGCGAGAAGATCGCGCGTGAGCAATTGCGTCTCGTGAAACTGGAGAAGTTTGTCGCGTCCTATCCGCATCATCTCTCTGGCGGCATGCAGCAGCGTGTCGCGATTGCGCGGGCGCTCGCTTACAATCCGGCCGTTCTTCTGATGGACGAGCCGTTTGCGGCACTCGATGCCCTGACGCGAGATGACATGCAGCGCCTTCTGGCTGATGTCTGGCATGAGACGAAAAAGACGGTGATCTATGTCACCCACAATGTCGCCGAAGCCGTCTATCTCGCCGATCGCGTGATCATCATGACGCCGCATCCCGGCACGGTGAAATCGGAAATCAGGATCGATTTGCCGCGTCCGCGGGATCCGCTGAGCGTCGAATTCCTCGATTACCAGAAGCGTCTTTTGCGTGAACTAGGACAGGACAAGGCCAACAACTGA